Proteins from a single region of Seriola aureovittata isolate HTS-2021-v1 ecotype China chromosome 9, ASM2101889v1, whole genome shotgun sequence:
- the nppal gene encoding natriuretic peptide A-like, translated as MLMYKRQHLLADGEPEEREAQEQRTDSSRQLKNCKKKMNPNVSVCCLSLLLLLNFVGAKPVSDLQSLKQLLEEEVNAAPYYSSQEVEVEGRDGDTDKSVFGVQSWDSSDPSNSALAVKENVLARLFKDIMRTSKRSWSRYKKGGLRSCFGVRLERIGSFSGLGC; from the exons ATGCTCATGTATAAAAGGCAGCACCTGCTCGCAGATGGAGAGCCAGAGGAGCGCGAGGCACAGGAGCAGAGGACTGATAGCTCGCGCCAGCtcaaaaactgcaaaaagaaaatgaacccAAATGTCTCCGTTTGCTGTTTGTCTCTACTGTTACTGCTTAATTTCGTTGGAGCCAAACCTGTTTCTGATCTACAG AGTTTGAAGCAGCTCCTAGAGGAGGAGGTCAACGCTGCGCCATATTACTCCTCGCaggaagtggaggtggaggggagagatggagacacGGACAAGTCGGTGTTCGGAGTTCAGTCGTGGGACTCGTCCGACCCCAGCAACTCGGCACTGGCGGTTAAAGAAAACGTCCTCGCGCGTCTCTTCAAAGACATCATGAGGACCTCGAAGCGCTCGTGGAGTCGGTACAAGAAGGGCGGGCTGAGGAGCTGCTTCGGTGTCCGGTTGGAGAGAATCGGCTCGTTCAGCGGGCTGGGCTGCTGA
- the clcn6 gene encoding H(+)/Cl(-) exchange transporter 6 — translation MACCGNCFCCQCCCREGETRTPEELTILGELRDEEDEILPRKDYESLDYDRCINEPYVEVLEGMDNRKAKKYEAVRWIMVFTIGVTVGLVGLFVDFFVRLFTKVKFALVGDSVEKCTEKGCLPLSLLELLAFNMTFVFIASVFVLIEPVAAGSGIPEIKSYLNGVKIPGIVRLRTFVCKAAGVLFSVAGGLFVGKEGPMIHSGAIVGAGLPQFQSITFKRIKFDFPYFRSDRDKRDFVSAGAAAGVAAAFGAPIGGTLFSLEEGSSFWNQALTWKVLFCSMSATFTLNFFRSGINFNKWGSFQLPGLLNFGEFKCQDGDKNCHLWTVVDLAFFVLMGVVGGLLGALFNCMNKCLAKYRIRHIHPKAKFIRVLESLLVTMVTTVVIFAASMLLGECRDLSSPTTHNSTLSGSEDINSTIRQFFCSNKTYNDMATLFFNPQEAAIHQLFHQDGTFSPVTLSVFFVLYFLLACWTYGVSVPSGLFVPSLLCGAAFGRLVANILKVKLGMDIYSGTFALIGAAAFLGGVVRMTISLTVILIESTNEITYGLPIMITLMVAKWTGDFFNKGIYDIHIELRGVPLLEWETEVEMDKLTASDIMEPNLTYVYPHTRVQSLVSILRTTVYHAFPVVTENRQNERDFMKGNILVSNNIRFKKSTVVSRAGEQQRRCQSMKSYPSSELRNVCDEQSAVVEPAEEGEDLLQQMLERRHAPYPNLYPDQSPSEEWTMEERFRPLTFHGLILRSQLVNLLIRGVCYAENQSSATQPRLSFAEMTEDYPRYPDIHDLDLALLNPRMIVDVTPYMNPCPYTVSPNTRISQVFNLFRTMGLRHLPVVNAVGEIVGIITRHNLTHEFLVAKLRQHYITV, via the exons ATGGCGTGTTGtggaaactgtttttgttgCCAATGTTGctgcagagaaggagagacacGGACACCAGAGGAACTG aCAATCCTTGGGGAACTCCGGGATGAAGAAGATGAGATTCTACCGAGGAAAGACTATGAG AGTTTGGATTATGACCGCTGCATCAATGAACCCTATGTGGAGGTTCTGGAGGGGATGGACAACAGG AAAGCCAAAAAGTATGAGGCAGTACGGTGGATCATGGTGTTCACCATCGGAGTAACAGTGGGTCTG GTGGGTCTGTTTGTGGATTTCTTTGTTCGCCTCTTCACCAAAGTCAAGTTTGCTCTGGTCGGTGATT CTGTGGAGAAGTGCACTGAAAAAGGCTGCCtacctctgtctctgctggagCTCCTGGCATTCAACATGACCTTCGTCTTCATCGCCAGTGTGTTCGTCCTCATTGAG CCAGTAGCTGCAGGTTCGGGGATCCCAGAAATTAAAAGTTACTTGAACGGCGTGAAAATTCCTGGAATTGTGCGACTGCGAACTTTTGTGTGCAAGGCAGCTGGAGTTCTGTTCAGTGTGGCCGGAG GTCTGTTTGTGGGGAAAGAAGGTCCGATGATACACAGTGGAGCCATTGTGGGAGCTGGCCTTCCTCAG TTTCAGAGCATCACTTTCAAGAGGATCAAATTTGATTTTCCCTATTTCCGCAGTGACAG GGACAAGCGAGACTTTGTGTCAGcgggtgctgctgctggagtaGCTGCTGCCTTTGGTGCTCCTATAGGTGGCACCCTCTTCAGTCTGGAGGAGGGCTCCTCTTTTTGGAACCAGGCTCTCACTTGGAAAGTG CTCTTCTGTTCCATGTCGGCCACTTTCACCCTCAACTTCTTCCGTTCAGGGATCAACTTCAACAAGTGGGGCTCCTTCCAGCTGCCTGGTCTGCTCAACTTTGGAGAGTTTAAG TGTCAAGATGGAGACAAGAACTGCCACCTGTGGACAGTTGTGGACCTGGCCTTCTTTGTCCTGATGGGGGTGGTGGGCGGCCTGCTGGGGGCGCTCTTCAACTGCATGAACAAGTGCCTGGCCAAGTATCGCATCAGACACATCCACCCCAAGGCCAAGTTTATCAG AGTTCTTGAGAGTCTgctggttaccatggtgacgaCAGTGGTGATATTCGCTGCTTCCATGCTGTTGGGCGAATGCCGTGACCTGTCCTCCCCCACAACTCATAACTCCACA ctgtcCGGCAGTGAGGACATCAATTCAACCATCCGCCAGTTCTTCTGCTCCAACAAGACCTACAATGACATGGCCACGTTGTTCTTCAATCCACAGGAGGCTGCCATCCACCAGCTCTTCCACCAGGATG GTACCTTCAGCCCTGTGACGCTGTCAGTGTTTTTCGTTCTGTACTTCCTGTTGGCCTGTTGGACCTACGGTGTGTCTGTGCCCAGCGGCCTCTTCGTCCCCTCCTTGCTCTGTGGGGCGGCTTTTGGACGTCTGGTAGCCAACATTCTCAAAGT GAAACTGGGGATGGACATCTACTCGGGGACCTTCGCTCTCATCGGCGCCGCCGCCTTCCTCGGAGGTGTGGTCAGAATGACCATCAGCCTGACTGTCATCCTCATTGAGTCCACCAATGAGATCACATATGGGCTGCCCATCATGATCACTCTGATG GTTGCTAAGTGGACTGGAGATTTCTTCAACAAGGGCATCTATGACATCCACATcgagctgagaggagtgccgCTGCTGGAGTGGGAGACGGAGGTCGAGATGGACAA GCTGACGGCCAGTGACATCATGGAGCCCAACTTGACCTACGTGTACCCCCACACCCGGGTCCAGTCTCTAGTCAGCATCCTGCGCACCACTGTCTACCACGCCTTCCCCGTGGTCACTGAAAACCGGCAGAACGAGCGAGACTTCATGAAGGGCAACATCCTGGTCAGCAACAACATCCGCTTCAAG AAATCCACTGTTGTGTCCCGCGCGGGGGAACAGCAGCGGCGCTGCCAGTCCATGAAGTCGTACCCGTCCAGCGAGCTGAGGAACGTTTGTGACGAGCAGAGCGCCGTGGTGGAGcctgcagaggagggagaggacctgctgcagcagatgttagagaggag ACACGCCCCCTACCCCAACCTGTACCCAGATCAGTCTCCCAGCGAGGAGTGGACCATGGAGGAGCGCTTCAGACCGCTCACCTTCCACGGCCTGATCCTGCGCTCGCAGCTGGTCAACCTGCTCATCAGAGGGGTCTGCTACGCCGAGAACCAGTCG AGCGCCACTCAGCCCAGGCTGTCCTTTGCAGAGATGACTGAAGATTACCCACGTTACCCTGACATCCACGACTTGGACCTCGCCCTGCTCAACCCCCGCATGATCGTG GACGTCACCCCCTACATGAACCCATGTCCCTACACAGTGTCACCCAACACACGCATCTCCCAGGTGTTCAACCTGTTCAGGACCATGGGCCTGCGACACTTACCTGTGGTCAATGCTGTCGGAGAA ATCGTTGGAATAATCACGAGACATAATTTAACCCACGAGTTCCTTGTGGCCAAACTGCGGCAGCACTACATAACCGTGTGA
- the mthfr gene encoding methylenetetrahydrofolate reductase, translating to MVNQVQRGEGNWQSCKSDSSGASNSGGESSKESSRCSTPVLDADRSDRLRDKMRRRMESGDRWFSLEFFPPRTASGAVNLISRFDRMGSGGPLFIDITWHPAGDPGSDKETSSMMIASTAVNYCGLESILHLTCCNQTKDKITGYLAKAKHLGLKNIMALRGDPVGVDWEEEEGGFNYAIDLVKHIRSEFDDYFDICVAGYPTGHPEAESYEQDLRHLKDKVDAGADFVITQLFFRADTFLKFLDDCRAIGITCPILPGIFPIQGYQSLRQLVKLSKLEVPEEITRVIEPIKDNDAAIRNYGIQQAVEMCRVLLDSGKVPGLHFYTLNREVATMEVLRQLGLWTEDPRRPLPWAVSAHPKRKVEDVRPIFWASRPKSYIYRTQDWDDFPNGRWGNSSSPAFGELNDYYLFYLKSKSSKDALLQMWGEELMNEESVFEVFTCYITAQPNRSGHKVMCLPWNDEPLAPETNLLKDELEKVNRRGVLTINSQPSINGKPSADPVVGWGPAGGYVFQKAYLEFFTSSENVNALLKVLKKYEPRVNYHIVNVHGRNLTNAPELQPNAVTWGIFPGREIVQPTVVDPVSFMYWKDEAFALWIEQWAKLYEDESPSRMIIKYIHDNYFLVNLVDNDFPLENCLWQVIDDMFELLDAPPETLSDLTVSE from the exons ATGGTGAACCAGGTGCAGCGAGGGGAAGGTAATTGGCAGTCCTGCAAGAGCGACTCCAGTGGGGCCAGTAACAGTGGCGGGGAGAGCTCCAAGGAGAGTTCCCGGTGTTCCACGCCGGTGCTGGATGCAGACCGGTCAGACAGGCTGCGGGACAAGATGCGGAGGAGGATGGAGTCTGGAGACCGCTGGTTCTCGCTGGAGTTCTTTCCTCCCCGCACAGCCAGTGGAGCTGTCAATCTCATCTCAAG ATTTGACCGCATGGGCTCCGGAGGGCCCCTGTTCATCGACATTACCTGGCACCCAGCAGGGGACCCGGGCTCAGACAAGGAAACCTCATCTATGATGATTGCCAGCACAGCGGTCAACTATTGTGGCCTCGAGAGCATCCTCCACCTGACCTGCTGCAACCAGACCAAAGACAAGATTACTGGCTACCTGGCCAAGGCAAAGCACCTGGGCCTCAAGAACATTATGGCGCTCAGAGGAG ACCCAGTGGGGGTAGactgggaggaagaggagggaggctTCAACTACGCCATCGACCTTGTTAAACATATCCGATCTGAGTTTGATGACTACTTTGACATCTGCGTAGCTG GCTACCCCACAGGTCACCCTGAGGCAGAGAGCTATGAGCAGGATCTGAGACACCTAAAAGATAAGGTCGATGCTGGAGCAGACTTTGTCATCACACAGCTGTTCTTCAGGGCGGACACTTTCCTCAAGTTTCTGGATGACTGCAGGGCGATAGGTATCACGTGTCCCATCCTACCAGGAATCTTCCCCATTCAG GGTTACCAGTCCCTGCGTCAGCTCGTCAAGTTGTCAAAGCTGGAGGTACCAGAGGAGATCACCAGAGTCATTGAGCCTATCAAAGACAACGATGCTGCTATCCGTAACTATGGAATCCAGCAGGCGGTGGAGATGTGCCGTGTGCTGCTGGACAGCGGGAAGGTACCAGGCCTCCACTTCTACACACTGAACCGAGAGGTGGCCACCATGGAGGTGCTCCGACAGCTGGGGCTGTGGACAGAAGATCCCAG GCGGCCTCTTCCCTGGGCCGTCAGTGCCCATCCCAAACGAAAGGTAGAAGACGTTCGACCGATCTTCTGGGCCTCCAGACCCAAGAGTTACATCTACAGAACCCAGGACTGGGATGATTTCCCCAACGGCCGATG GGGAAACTCCTCATCTCCAGCTTTTGGTGAGTTAAACGACTACTACCTGTTCTACTTGAAGAGCAAGTCCTCCAAAGATGCTCTGCTGCAGATGTGGGGGGAGGAGCTGATGAATGAGGAGAGTGTGTTCGAGGTCTTCACCTGCTACATCACAGCCCAGCCGAACCGCAGTGGACACAAG GTGATGTGTTTGCCATGGAACGATGAGCCTCTGGCCCCAGAGACCAACCTGCTGAAGGATGAGCTGGAGAAGGTGAACAGACGAGGCGTCCTCACCATCAACTCCCAGCCCAGCATCAATGGGAAACCCTCCGCAGACCCTGTAGTGGGCTGGGGACCCGCAGGAGGCTACGTCTTCCAGAAG GCCTACCTGGAGTTCTTCACCTCCAGTGAAAACGTCAACGCTCTCCTCAAAGTACTGAAGAAGTACGAGCCCCGTGTCAACTACCATATTGTTAATGTGCAT GGCCGTAACTTGACCAATGCCCCTGAACTGCAACCTAACGCTGTGACGTGGGGGATCTTCCCTGGCAGGGAGATCGTTCAGCCCACTGTAGTGGACCCGGTCAGCTTCATGTACTGGAAG GACGAGGCCTTTGCCTTGTGGATCGAGCAGTGGGCCAAACTCTATGAAGACGAGTCTCCTTCACGGATGATAATCAAGTATATCCACGACAACTACTTCCTGGTCAACCTGGTGGACAATGACTTTCCTCTGGAGAACTGTCTGTGGCAGGTGATTGACGACATGTTTGAGCTGCTCGATGCTCCTCCAGAGACGCTCAGTGACCTAACAGTGTCAGAATAA